The genomic stretch AcctttttaatttatgtaatagGTAATTCACGAAATAAGCATGCATCctaacgtaataataaatcttttttttcttttgtcctttcttaagggagaaggaaaaaaatagaaagctgttcttccttttttctttctttctttcttttttttttctttttcttttttttttttttttcatcgctcCTCGAATCTCGcccaattcttttcttcttcctatttctaaattaaatattatgcatatatggataattatatgtttttctttcttttttttttttttctcttttgcagAAATACCAAGGACGAGTGTATCTCGCAGGATGGATTCGTGCGGGGTCTACTTGTCTCAGCTACGAGCGATGCTCGTGAGAAATCTTCTTCTGAAGAAACGTGAAAAACGGAAGACTATCGCGGTACGTCTaagtcataaataaatatatatgtgtatatatatatatatatatacatatatatatcattatcattattattactattatttattattattattattattattattattattattattattattatcattattattattattattattattattattattattattattattattattttacttttctctttgagagaataatattattaacacaaTATAGTATATTTAACTATGACGAggatttattcaatttatctTTCGTCGAATCGACGAGTATGTACTTAGAAATATCGTGAGATCATATTTGTAAAAGTGTAACTAATTATACACGACGAAACTCTAATTAACGTTCTATCTAATTAGCGAAATATTTAAACTcataggaaaataaataaagataagaagtTTACAGTGCGTAGTCGGTAATTCCAAGCTTTGCTATTatgatcaataattaatacatagaTAAAGATCCGCGTATGCACGTTGCACGTTGTTTTTAATAGCCCATACACGTAGATAAACCGTACACATTGGTACTAATAAATGAGATAACGACAAAGGAATGTTATAACATCCAATGAGACTGAACGTCATGTTGTATAATCAAGCTACTTGGAAAAGCAGAACATGTGTTTTTTTTCATTGGCTTCAAATTcgatacatacgtagatatatgtggcacgtataaacgtatatataatatcgtttaaataGGGAAgtaaagaaaggataaagggggggggagggaaatAGAAATTTAGATTAGTCGTTAGATAGAACAAAAACTAGAATGAAATCTCTTCGTacgatatacgatatatatatatatatatatatatatatatatatatatgcatatcatATGTCCTTGCGTTATATGGagcagaaaaatattttggaaatcgaataaattttcggTAGGTCTGTTTGATCAGTGATGCGTATATTACGTGGCACGATTTCGTTTTacttatgaaaaagaaatgtaacgTTGTGgttagatatatatctatgtatgtatgtatgtatatacaatttggtaaaacattatcgatcgaataatcATCGAGCGTGAATGACTAAGTAACATATGAATCGTAAGAATTTCGACGAAATTAATGAGTCACTtcgattgttttctttttctttttcttctctttctttttctcttctttttcttatattttatttatctcgaagatgattattaaaataaaagtatcaaCATTTTTAAATGACGATCAGAATCAACAGATTTACATTGACTAGTGTAACTTATTCTTTAATACGtacattacatttatattgcAATCTCCCACGTTGATCATTCTCAGTAGGATcccatttgaaaataaaaatattcatgcaCGTTCTAACACTTGTACACGCGTATCGCACGCATTTCGTGCtcttatttcgacgattaaagTGGCACAGCTCTGGTAATGGAACTTCAAATGAAGTAAATATAGGATATGCatgttgaagaagaaaaagaagaataataataagaagaagaagaaaagaaaagaaaagataaaataaaatcaatgataattcctggattatttttaatggaaaaatcTCATCGATGCGAGCTCAcgtattaaaagataaaaaaggaggGAAATGAAAATCTATAATGAAGAGGCCAAatccaaagagagagagagagagagagtgagtgaatgagtgagtgagagacagagagagagggggagagagagagagagataaaaagaaaagaaaaaagaaaaaggaaaaaggaaaaaagaaaaaagaacgaccgTGTTGGTTCGTGCCACGTCAAATTTTCTGCTTAGGAAATTCGCTAGGAGCACGAAAATAGAGGAACATCGAAGATCGATCGTAGCCCCCGGGGTGAAGAGGGATGGCGGGAGAAACGGGGAAAGGGAGAAGGACGtggaggagggagagaaggcACAGTTACGATTCCGtcggataaagaaaaagatcgattgAAATTCTACATGCATTCTAGATGAACGTATACTTTGCCTTGGTGAGAATAACGAACGAAGATACACGTATATTGTTTCAAACGACGAAGAAATAACCAATgtttttcttcgagaaaaattcattttattatacttgaacGCCTCTAACACTGttttattcctctctctctctctctccctctctccctctctctctctctctctctttctatatatatatatatatatatatatatatatatatatatatatatatatctttttacttttccttatCACGAATTTTGTCTATCGAGAGTAAGGGTCGATGTTGGCAAGAATGGAatggataaaagaagaagaggaaaaggaagaggaagaggaaaaggacgaagaggaaaaagaggaaggaaggattataagaaaacgaggaagaaaggaatatGCATTCGGATTGCCAAAGGATTTTCCGCATAGAAAGTATCTGGATTATGGAGTttgggggaagaaaaaaaaatacaaacaaacaaaaaaaaaactgggtaaaaagaaataaaaagttcgTAGATGGTTGGTTGTGTACGGCGACGAAACGACTGCGTTTCACGGATAGCCGCAGTAGCCAAATAGGAAGGCGTGCTGCCAGTCGCAGCAGTGCGCTGCCATTTTTGCGTGCGTACCGTGCCAACTGGGCCAAGGGtcgaggagaagagaagaatcgTTTATTGCTGTTCTgccattatatgtatatatgtatgtatatatatatatatatatatatatatatatacatatatatatatgtatatatatatgtagtaataCTAGATGGTAAATGGATTTTATAAGAGAAACTTGCATTTTTAAagtttttttattgctttatttatttttatttttatattttcgttcttttctttttgtccttctTCGTCCCCCTttatatccattttatttttctacgcGAACGTGACACAACAGGATTATGTCCTGGCTCGAACAAATCCATCATCGATATATTTcatctcttctttctatctatagtgatattttccaaaaaaaaaaaaaaaaaaaaaagaaaaagaaaagaaaaagaagaagaagaagaaagaaaaaataaggaaagaaaaaaagacaagaaaataaataaaatataggtAAAACTCTATCGATGGTATATCggagttaaataataaattacacgAGAAATTTTATTGCGTTTTATCGTCGGAACTTTTTAAATCAAACGAATATCCGAATAAATTGAATGTTAAAttcttttgattaattttatgcGTGTTCTAATTCCTTTAAACTGTTATTACAATGATTTAAGGCGAATTTAACGAGCTGATCCGTAATGACGTGCATTAAATAAGAACGAggaaagtaaaacaaaaagagatggatagagaaagagagaaagagaaacagagagagagagagagaaagagagagagagagagagaaagagataaaaagataaaaatagagaaagagataaagatagaggaagagatCGTGTGccaattcaatttcaatatatCCCAAGTGATATACCCAGTGCTATTTACTAAAAGGTTATGGATGATATCGGAagttgtcttttctttctctctcgcactcgtagaaattatcttttcgaataagaaagaaacaagatgttgattttttaaaatgtcACCTTTTACTTTCTCCCCCcctataatatttcttttcacctTTGTTCCTAAGACACTTTTACGCGTGCAcgattctttcattttcttttgagGAAAATATAAAGGGGTTCGTACGTTTGACGGATCGCCATGatatccttccttctttttttttttttctctctttcctttttctttttcctcgaaagagaaagatttatcACGATGATCAGAAGGACGGCAATGACtacgaaaaaaatcatttctttcttggATTTCTTTGCTTACTTTCTTTACCCTTGAAAATGTTCGGATCGAGTAGATTGGTTGGACCATTGTTCCAGAGACTACTAGAAATTGTTTCCGTTGGTTCTATTATATTTGGCAGTAGATGAGGCCCAACCAAGAAATAGACTTGCTCAACCCAGGTTGGCAGAGGTAAGCCAACGACACAGCATTGCCAAACAGGCAAACCAAGATGGACCAACATCATACGAAAGTATCTGGTAAAATCATCGGCCAGATGATACCATCGATCTGCAGTTTCCTGATGAAGCCAAATTTCAGGGGACGTTTGTTCAGCTTTATTCGTATATACCAAATAAATCTTCGCATCCGAACTTGTGGGAAAGCATCGAGCTATCTCAAAGAGTTTCGAACCACGAGGATTAACCGTGTGAATCTTTGAGTTACCAGTAACAACGTCCTCGGTACTCCCTACGAGTATCTCAACTTCCGGTTCGATGTCCCCTCCTTCCTCCGTGGCCAGACTCGCCGTCGTTCCGCTTTGTCGATCCTTCCCAACACCGAGGTAACGTTTTAGGGACGACAGCTTGCCTATCTCCATTCGCCCTACCGGAAATTCCTCGCCTGTATATGAACGAGTGACTCGCTAATTCGATATCCCTCTTGTGTGAAATGAACAAGAACTCTACGTTACATATGATAAACGTTACATTGACGTATACGAtgtccttaaaaaaaaaaaaaaatattcttccaTAAAAGAACATACAGATGAAGAGAGGattgtgagagaaagaaagagaaaaagagagagagagagagaaagaaaagaagatgtaAAATGAAAGTAATGAAATGGAgtcaaaagacaaaaaaaaaaaaaaagaaatatcttataAAATCTCTACGTACACGAGATGCGAATGTTCGGCGTTAAAAGAGGACAATATTTTACAATGGGACATCTCgcatgaaggaagaaaagaggaaaaagaaagaaagaaagaaagagagaaaaaaagtaccTGCTATCTCGAGATTCCACTGTAGTAGAAAACCATCGATCGAGGCATAGAAATTCTTCACGTCTTCTGGCAACACGCAGCCGTGTCGTTGCTCCCAATTCGCAATGGCGTTTCGTTCGCAACCATTTCGTCTGTTAACGCGAACGTTTTTAACGCATGGCGAATTTTCGAGAATCTTGACGACACCTAACGTTAAATTCTCGTAGAATGAATCTTCGGTAACGACATCGACGAAAAATGACATTGTCTCACTACTACCTCGcgaatccattttttttttttttttattttcttatataaacgTGTCAGAGATCTTATTGTGACATGAGAAACCGAGGATGAAGAAAGCCGGGTGCTTTTCTTTCTGAAAATATCGCTTTCGTTTAAGTTGTTTATCACCATGGCAACGGCATATCAAAGCGAACAACGTTACTTCTCTATTCACCCCTCGAACAAACGTCGCAAACATGTTTGCTTGTTCGTGTTCATACGATTCTCGTCGCATTAAACCATCTGTGTTGTTGTACACACACAAGCGTAAAGGGTGGGTGTCTTTTCCAAACGGTAGGGTTTGGATCATGCGAAAGAAACTTGCCcttgtaaaggaaaaaaaaaaagaaaggaaaaagaaggaaagaaagggaaggaaaaaaaaaattaacccACGTGTTTCGCTTTTGTACATGAGGAATTATATACATTAGTATGCGTATACTCGTAACATATGATTTTCAGACACGTTCATTATCTTTCCGTCATCATCGATGGGACGAACATAAGGGGATCGTAAGGATTAGTCATAAAAACCTTCTTCCATTGTTCCCAGGAGAGTTTCGAACGAACTCGCGTATACGCTCTCtaacaatttcatttcatttcatttcatttcgtttcatttcatttcatttcatttcatttcatttccatttcatttctcatttgatatgttaaatattcgtttgatattgttaatacggttatgatatgaaataaaattgatttgaaaagaataataagaatataaatatcgatagaaaatccaataaaattattgacttTTACATATACGAGATCTTTCATCTGTGACAATGAATTAcaatatgtatttctttttctctctctctttcttttttttttttttttacattttttttcatacatattttttttcttttttttttttttttttttttttttattattattgtaggaGATCTTCCTGCCTCTTTATACTCTAGGGATTCTCATAGTGATAAAGGTGTTGATACCTAATCCAAATTATCCCGCGATGACGACGCAGAGGCATGAAGAGaatatattcgaattattcaatggttataaaaacaatacgaTAGCCGTGGTACCTAATTCGACGGAAACTCTCGTAAGTTATCGTTagttatatttagatataaatatctcgttaaacgtattaaaaatttttaatatcattgattcaTCTTCCAGACATTCTTAAATTCGATGAACAACCTTTGGCTGTCCATGTGGGATTTTCCTGGCAAATTACctttaaattttatgatattcgATACGAAGGATGATCTACAGGCAGCTTATTGGAGAGATCCATATAGCGTACCTTTGGCTGTGATCTTCGAAGACTCTCAACCGATCACTCAACGTCTTCTGTAAGactgtttatatatatgtatatatatgtatatatatatatatatacacacgcatacatagatacaataTTTCAGTCAAATCTATGAAATTGCTAGATTGATACGAATGATTGTTTACATTCACGAAAagctttttcccctctttctctcttttataatttaaatcgaaGGTGAGGTAAAATTGCTATTTGTATCTTTTAGATACGAGATTAGAACAAATCCTTCGTATACATCGCCTCCTTCGCCTACTGAACTTTATTCCGCTCCGGTTACTTGCCGGAAGGACACCAGCCATTGGATGGGAGGCGTTCTGTCAATAGAAACTGGCGGATCATGTCCCGTGAATAACTATTTGGATTCTGGCTTCCTAGCGTTACAAATGCTAATGGATATTACGAAGATAAGGGTACGCCGGTTACTTATAGTCTTGAATTATATtgctctctttcactcttacGAAATGTATCTTCTAATGTATTACTTCCTTCCTTACTTTACAGCTTGACACGCAAAACAACGACGTAACCATTCCagatataaaattagaaatgttTCCGAAAGAAGCATTCACAGCTGGTAAGAAATAGCTTCTCTCTATCGAAAAgcttttactttcttcgaagaaatgataatctaatttctctctctctctctctctctctgtgtctctctctctctctctctctcttaatacAACtcttaataatacattttctaGATTGGATGTTGGCTTTTAGAGTCATTATTCCTTTGTACATGGTATTAGCACTTTCACAGTTCATTACTTATCTCTTGATACTAATAGTCGGTGAAAAAGAGAACAGGATtaaagaaggaatgaaaataatgggCCTGAAGGATTCTGTATTTtggtaaatagaaaattttttctaaattatatgatattattgtgatattatagttttaaTCTATCCATTAAATCCATTAAATATTGATACGTCTTTCGTGCTTTAGGATGTCTTGGTTCATTATCTACAGCATCTTTGTCTTGTTACTTTCTGCCGTTGGAGTGGTATTACTCTTCACTCTACAAATGTTTCAGCATACACACTTTTTACCGATATTTCTTTTGGTCGTACTTTATAGTTTTTCCATCATCATGTTTGCCTTCATGATAACGCCATTCTTTGATAAATCTCGTGTGAgtattttatgttatataaaatgtttaaattaaaCGGGTACGAAAAGGAATTGATTTAATGTAAGATTATTAGAAAAGCTTTTACAGATTTCAACGAATATAATCGTATCTCGTTTTAGACTGCCGGTGTCCTTGGAAACTTTgcagtaacgatattaagttTGATGTACTTCATTCAAGTCTTTGTAGACGATTCTAGCTCGATCTCATTTTGGCTTGTATCACTTTTAAGTCCAACGGGTGTTGCATTGGCTATGGATAAGGTTGGTATTCCTAAaggtttatcaaaaaaaaaaaaaaaaaaagaaaaaaaaaattaataaattttattttttttttttcttttgtatttttcataGGCCTTGGTCTTAGATTTACAAGGACAAGGAGTGAATTTCGATAATCTTTGGTGTGGTCCTGGTATACCTTTCGGTGGAAGTCTCATTATGATGACTTTAGACATATTCTTATATGCTTGCTTAGCCTATTATTTGGACTCGGTTATACCAAGTATGTATAaagaatcttttattttttttattttttattttttttccccctttgtTCTCTCTGCGATATAGCTgatgatattttcaataacaGCTTGGAAGAAAGATGATAATCCTTCATGACATTTTGATTAATAGGCGAGTATGGCACGAAGAGATCACCGTGGTTCTGTTTCACACCTGGATTTTGGTGTCAACGTAAAGTTCAAAGGGTACCATCGTCTAACGGCGAATCTAATTCTTTTATACCCGGCGAGGAAACAAATAGAGACGTGGAACCAGTTGTACGTGAGATGAAGGGAAGGGAAGCAATTAGAATCATAGATTTGTTTAAATCTTATCAGAAATGTCGTAAACCTGAAACAAAGGCAGTTAATGGTATCAATCTAACGATTTATGAGGGACAAATAACAGCGATATTGGGACATAATGGGGCTGGTAAAACAACGTTGTTTAATATACTCACCGGATTGACATCGCCAACAGCCGGTACGGCTTTGATATTTGGATATGACGTGCGAGATTCAAACGATATGCAGATGATCAGAAGTATGACAGGTGTATGCCCTCAGCATGACATTCTGTTTGATTTATTAACGCCAAGAGAACATCTAGAATTTTTTGCCGCTGTACGTTGTATTCCAAAATCAATGATCGAACACGAGGTAAGACAATATTTAAAGcatttaaaataatctatc from Vespa crabro chromosome 6, iyVesCrab1.2, whole genome shotgun sequence encodes the following:
- the LOC124425227 gene encoding tubulin polyglutamylase complex subunit 2, with translation MDSRGSSETMSFFVDVVTEDSFYENLTLGVVKILENSPCVKNVRVNRRNGCERNAIANWEQRHGCVLPEDVKNFYASIDGFLLQWNLEIAGEEFPVGRMEIGKLSSLKRYLGVGKDRQSGTTASLATEEGGDIEPEVEILVGSTEDVVTGNSKIHTVNPRGSKLFEIARCFPTSSDAKIYLVYTNKAEQTSPEIWLHQETADRWYHLADDFTRYFRMMLVHLGLPVWQCCVVGLPLPTWVEQVYFLVGPHLLPNIIEPTETISSSLWNNGPTNLLDPNIFKGKESKQRNPRKK